A single region of the Caballeronia insecticola genome encodes:
- a CDS encoding DUF3331 domain-containing protein, which yields MHRTLKLSDPWSQIIVMLNGRANAYLASASRQVQRERAAMTAVAFDRAPMVDVVERPTSTTATVYWRDATCGCYGHQTWRTSRARAAGVCAMSGKRIAPGDFVYRPSSRSTVCNGHSMILASVLESRAPV from the coding sequence ATGCATCGCACGCTCAAGTTGTCGGACCCGTGGTCGCAGATCATCGTCATGTTGAATGGACGAGCGAATGCTTATCTCGCAAGCGCATCGCGACAGGTTCAGCGCGAACGCGCCGCAATGACCGCCGTCGCATTCGATCGCGCGCCGATGGTCGATGTCGTCGAACGGCCGACATCGACGACCGCGACGGTCTACTGGCGCGACGCTACGTGCGGTTGTTATGGGCATCAGACATGGCGAACGTCGCGAGCGCGCGCGGCCGGCGTCTGCGCGATGAGCGGCAAGCGCATCGCGCCCGGTGATTTTGTTTATCGACCGAGCAGCCGCTCAACCGTGTGCAATGGCCATTCGATGATT